A single Hippocampus zosterae strain Florida chromosome 1, ASM2543408v3, whole genome shotgun sequence DNA region contains:
- the LOC127599622 gene encoding kelch-like protein 33 has translation MEVAIPQLQPDREQWRKKVEQRVRRWARVDVIEETEEDTGVRVKHDGVDDNWVDEEMGAENKEVEEKEEVKVNEVMGASREIVDENEEEKEAGGKNKDDKEMREEVEATEDERLPVHENLGKGDCPLWNGKSQKELERRSSGRTGEDEKKRVCHEEHVFRRPQDGRRWQNETLGALRKGGEAGADETMATVLRKSHEEVDQEEQEESSDDDEAGCSEEDQDAHNIKMYRREEHHLEMFRTLTAFRDSALLTDLTLRTNDGGRLRLHSTVMGAVSSLVKNKLKHSVGEGERRYSISLGADVDLRGLDAIVDFAYTGRICHLEEDLVPHVETAAQALGSHRVLEFLRKQQEKTSATTQEEGNISAEEQMAISLHWIRKMWKDRVGCNVVLEAIGASLPVHRVILAACSDFFRGMFSSGMKESSQSRISLPFLSASDLEVLIEASYSGTLPLSWSCVFEISSTSLQFQYQPALSLTLDFLQRELNADFCLDVVSFAEAYQVAPLLEASEDFVLRQFQKVACTPKFKDLPAKQLLRYLNSHSLCVPSELVVFKAVAGWIQAKPKTRLKLARELMKTIHFPLMTFEEFKEVQSMRLWSEHKLADLYEAVWEHFCSNEVGPQSQWRIYLPKEILVLTGGDQISEDLGRRCMSREVWFGNSLMNHTGIRKAMEWRRLSELPDSARFCHEAAVVKGQLYVFGGKKYYGTEDTLNSVYRYDPLQNSWDRMADMAKKRCSFSAVVIDENIYAIGGRCHLDYDDSVECYSPAANSWSFARPLDLTLGGHVANVLKRQIFISGGLNSNNQCLASLFVYHPEKGSTYMANMSQARAHHCMETLDNRLYVAGGITADANQIAIDQLSCEVYDPATDSWNAFSALSVPHVGAASAVLEEKLYVMGGYSQEDYSDTNMLHRYDPALHRWENMGKMPGPNNDLRASVLLLPPHVRM, from the exons ATGGAGGTGGCGATTCCACAGCTGCAGCCGGACCGGGAGCAATGGAGGAAGAAGGTGGAGCAGAGGGTGAGGCGCTGGGCGAGGGTGGACGTGATCGAGGAGACTGAGGAGGACACTGGAGTGCGAGTGAAGCATGACGGGGTGGACGATAATTGGGTGGATGAAGAGATGGGAGCTGAAAAcaaggaggtggaggagaaggaggaggtgaaaGTCAATGAAGTGATGGGAGCTAGCAGGGAGATTGTTGATGAAAatgaggaggaaaaggaggcAGGAGGGAAAAATAAGGATGACAAAGAAATGAGGGAGGAGGTTGAAGCGACGGAGGATGAACGGCTTCCTGTCCATGAGAACCTGGGAAAAGGCGACTGTCCACTTTGGAATGGGAAAAGTCAAAAGGAGCTGGAGCGGAGAAGCTCGGGAAGGACGGGAGAAGATGAGAAGAAACGTGTATGCCACGAGGAGCATGTTTTTAGACGACCGCAAGATGGCAGAAGGTGGCAAAATGAAACATTGGGCGCTCTAAGAAAGGGAGGAGAAGCTGGGGCAGATGAGACGATGGCCACCGTGTTACGGAAAAGCCATGAAGAAGTGGatcaggaggagcaggaggagtcGAGTGATGATGACGAAGCAGGTTGCTCAGAGGAGGACCAAGATGCACACAACATAAAGATGTACCGCAGAGAGGAGCACCACCTGGAGATGTTTCGCACCTTGACGGCTTTCCGAGACTCAGCTCTGCTCACCGACCTCACTCTCAGAACAAATGATGGCGGGAGACTCCGCCTACATTCCACCGTCATGGGAGCTGTCAGCTCCCTggtcaaaaataaattgaaacacAGTGTGGGTGAGGGGGAACGCAGGTACTCCATTTCCTTGGGTGCAGACGTGGACCTCCGTGGGCTGGACGCCATCGTGGACTTCGCCTACACCGGACGCATATGCCATCTGGAGGAGGACTTGGTGCCGCATGTGGAAACTGCAGCTCAGGCCCTGGGTTCCCACAGAGTCTTGGAATTTCTCCGCAAGCAGCAGGAGAAGACCTCCGCCACCACTCAAGAGGAAGGCAACATCTCCGCTGAAGAACAAATGGCCATCAGTCTTCATTGGATTAGAAAGATGTGGAAGGACCGAGTGGGCTGCAATGTTGTTCTCGAAGCCATCGGAGCATCGCTTCCTG TTCACAGAGTCATCCTGGCAGCCTGCAGTGACTTCTTCCGTGGAATGTTCAGCTCAGGGATGAAAGAGTCCTCTCAGTCCCGCATCAGTCTTCCGTTCCTGTCGGCTTCAGACTTGGAGGTTCTCATTGAAGCCTCCTACAGTGGCACCCTCCCCCTCAGCTGGAGTTGCGTGTTTGAGATCAGCAGCACATCCCTGCAGTTTCAGTACCAGCCGGCGCTCTCCTTGACCCTCGACTTTTTGCAACGAGAACTCAATGCGGACTTTTGCTTGGATGTGGTATCGTTCGCCGAAGCTTACCAGGTAGCGCCGCTTCTCGAAGCCTCCGAAGATTTTGTGTTGCGACAATTCCAAAAGGTGGCATGCACCCCCAAGTTCAAAGACCTTCCAGCCAAACAGCTCTTGAGATACCTGAACAGCCACTCGCTTTGTGTTCCATCGGAGCTGGTTGTGTTCAAGGCGGTGGCGGGCTGGATCCAAGCCAAGCCCAAGACCAGACTAAAACTTGCCAGGGAGCTCATGAAAACCATCCACTTCCCACTCATGACGTTTGAGGAATTCAAAGAGGTTCAGTCGATGCGCCTGTGGTCTGAACACAAGCTGGCGGACCTCTATGAAGCAGTATGGGAACATTTCTGCTCCAACGAGGTGGGACCACAGAGTCAGTGGCGCATCTACCTGCCTAAAGAGATTCTAGTATTGACCGGAGGTGACCAGATTTCCGAGGACCTGGGTAGACGATGTATGAGCAGAGAAGTCTGGTTCGGGAATTCCCTGATGAACCACACGGGAATAAGAAAGGCGATGGAGTGGAGGCGGTTGAGTGAGCTGCCAGATTCGGCAAGGTTCTGTCATGAGGCCGCGGTGGTCAAAGGCCAACTGTACGTGTTTGGTGGGAAAAAGTACTACGGCACAGAAGACACCCTGAACTCCGTTTACAG GTATGACCCACTCCAAAACAGCTGGGACAGAATGGCCGACATGGCAAAGAAGAGGTGCTCTTTCTCTGCAGTGGTGATCGATGAAAACATATATGCCATCGGGGGTCGCTGTCACCTTGATTACGACGACAGCGTGGAATGCTACTCACCTGCTGCTAACTCTTGGAG CTTTGCTCGGCCTCTGGATCTGACCCTCGGTGGACACGTGGCCAACGTTTTAAAAAGGCAGATCTTCATCTCAGGAGGACTGAACAGTAACAATCAGTGCCTGGCATCTCTGTTTGTGTACCACCCAGAAAAAGGCAGCACTTACATGGCAAACATGTCTCAAGCACGTGCTCACCACTGCATGGAAACCTTAGACAACCGCCTTTACGTGGCAGGCGggatcacagcagatgctaacCAGATCGCGATAGATCAGCTGTCCTGCGAGGTGTACGATCCAGCCACAGACTCGTGGAACGCTTTCTCGGCCCTGTCGGTGCCTCATGTGGGGGCGGCAAGTGCTGTTCTGGAGGAGAAGTTGTACGTTATGGGCGGCTACAGTCAAGAGGACTACAGCGACACGAACATGCTCCACCGCTACGACCCCGCCCTGCACAGGTGGGAAAACATGGGGAAGATGCCGGGGCCGAACAATGACCTGCGAGCATCTGTACTTCTATTACCACCGCATGTTCGCATGTAG
- the si:ch211-63p21.8 gene encoding kelch-like protein 33, with amino-acid sequence MEASGSGLPAEWDEQWRSEKERRKRVLGEGREGVEQDKRELRKIVAFNDSRLGLTSERAEPGGSKLEEDGGRVDDVRRYPSESFPGEMFKVLRELLESGLLTDLTLTTEDGSSFCVHSSILAAVSSFIEARVRVETQTCEVAAHQWCLILAPDVDHCGLRAVVEFAYTGELIAMGDTRPQIEAAARALGVPRLLDLCDQTAGAKADLRKEQAISAEEEMRRTLRSIQQLWADGVGCDVILDVNGALFHVHRVILAASSDYFRGMFTSGMRESRQGRVALPLKVIPEMAALICFSYCGTLPVNWDCVFELACTALRFQFRSAVSLCLLFMKREMGAGSCLDVASFAEAYGMSELLEEANDYVLRNFLEVSATEKFLDLQAEKLLDFLCSDGLSVPSELVAFRALVSWLEVDSEERLGHAFKLMRGVRFPLMTFREFREVRAINLRLETKDVQLHGAAFKEFGSTLSVQDHCRVRRPKDSLLLVGGDQLDQDVGQRVPSGEIWFVNSLRSGIGLVKDIEWRKLAQIPDRPKFRHGVATLRGRLFVIGGCHFYAKDDVMKSTYSYEPKQDLWKRCTDMQECRSNFSVVVHQGQLCAIGGDKQLNTNLNSVEMYNTEADTWSFVRPLNHPLSGQAATVLDGRVFVSGGFDPQYVCLASLFVYDPDAGSVHMAKMTQDRAQHCMEALRGCLYVAGGVCNLRTYYTDQLTCEVYNPAVDCWTTFAPLPVPHVGAASAILEENIYLLGGYCQEDYSESGLVHRFNQITQRWERMGKVPAAVTDIRACVLQLPQHLRW; translated from the exons ATGGAGGCGAGCGGGAGTGGCCTGCCGGCGGAATGGGACGAGCAATGGCGGAGCGAGAAGGAAAGGAGGAAACGAGTACTAGGAGAAGGAAGGGAAGGCGTTGAGCAGGACAAACGTGAGCTCCGAAAAATTGTGGCCTTCAATGACTCTAGATTAGGTCTGACAAGCGAGAGGGCGGAACCGGGCGGATCCAAGCTCGAGGAGGACGGAGGGCGCGTCGATGATGTCCGACGCTATCCGAGCGAAAGCTTTCCTGGTGAGATGTTCAAGGTCTTGAGGGAGTTACTTGAATCGGGTCTCCTCACGGATCTGACGTTGACCACAGAGGATGGGAGCAGCTTTTGCGTTCACTCTTCCATCCTTGCTGCTGTCAGCTCTTTCATTGAGGCGAGGGTCAGGGTAGAAACTCAAACGTGCGAGGTAGCCGCCCACCAGTGGTGTCTGATTCTAGCTCCGGATGTGGATCATTGTGGTCTACGGGCAGTTGTGGAGTTTGCCTACACCGGGGAGCTCATAGCAATGGGTGACACCCGACCCCAAATTGAGGCAGCGGCTCGTGCACTCGGAGTTCCGAGATTGTTGGACCTCTGCGACCAAACCGCTGGAGCGAAGGCAGATCTGAGAAAGGAGCAAGCAATCTCTGCCGAAGAGGAAATGCGACGAACCCTTCGTTCCATCCAGCAGCTCTGGGCAGACGGTGtgggctgtgatgtcattttggaTGTGAACGGAGCTTTGTTCCATG TCCATAGGGTGATCCTGGCAGCAAGCAGTGACTACTTCCGAGGCATGTTCACCAGCGGGATGAGGGAGTCTCGTCAAGGTCGCGTTGCCCTTCCTTTAAAAGTCATTCCAGAGATGGCTGCTTTGATTTGCTTCTCCTACTGCGGGACGCTTCCTGTCAACTGGGACTGCGTCTTTGAGCTCGCCTGCACGGCACTCCGGTTCCAGTTCCGGTCAGCCGTCTCGCTTTGCCTCCTCTTCATGAAACGGGAAATGGGAGCGGGTTCCTGCCTGGATGTGGCTTCTTTTGCCGAGGCTTACGGGATGTCAGAGCTCCTTGAGGAAGCCAATGATTACGTGCTGCGAAACTTCTTGGAAGTGTCTGCGACTGAAAAGTTTCTGGACCTCCAAGCTGAGAAGCTTCTGGACTTCCTCTGCAGCGATGGTCTCAGCGTGCCATCCGAGCTTGTTGCGTTTCGAGCATTAGTCTCCTGGCTTGAGGTGGATTCTGAGGAGCGACTGGGGCATGCCTTTAAGCTGATGAGAGGAGTTCGCTTTCCCCTCATGACCTTTCGAGAGTTCAGGGAG GTCAGGGCCATAAACCTACGCTTAGAAACCAAAGATGTGCAACTTCacggtgctgcttttaaggAGTTTGGATCAACCCTCTCAGTGCAGGATCACTGTCGAGTGAGGCGCCCCAAAGACTCCCTACTTCTTGTTGGTGGGGACCAGCTGGACCAGGATGTGGGTCAACGCGTACCAAGTGGCGAAATTTGGTTTGTAAACTCCTTGCGCTCCGGCATAGGCCTGGTGAAGGACATTGAGTGGAGGAAGCTGGCCCAGATTCCAGATAGGCCAAAGTTCAGACACGGGGTCGCAACCCTTAGGGGGCGGTTGTTTGTGATCGGCGGATGTCACTTCTATGCCAAGGACGACGTCATGAAATCGACCTACAG CTATGAACCCAAGCAAGACCTCTGGAAGAGGTGCACCGACATGCAGGAATGCCGAAGTAACTTCTCAGTGGTGGTGCACCAAGGTCAGCTTTGTGCCATCGGTGGAGATAAGCAGCTCAACACTAATTTAAACAGCGTGGAGATGTACAACACGGAGGCCGATACCTGGAG CTTTGTCCGTCCTCTGAACCATCCACTCAGCGGCCAAGCTGCCACAGTCCTCGATGGAAGGGTGTTTGTCTCCGGAGGTTTTGACCCCCAGTATGTTTGCCTTGCTTCCTTGTTCGTGTACGACCCTGATGCAGGAAGCGTCCACATGGCAAAAATGACTCAAGACCGAGCCCAGCACTGCATGGAGGCACTGCGAGGTTGCCTTTATGTGGCCGGCGGCGTGTGCAACCTCAGGACGTATTACACGGACCAACTCACCTGTGAGGTTTACAATCCCGCTGTTGATTGTTGGACGACCTTTGCGCCGCTGCCCGTACCTCATGTGGGCGCAGCCTCGGCCATCTTGGAAGAGAATATCTATCTCCTGGGAGGGTACTGCCAGGAAGACTACAGCGAATCTGGACTGGTCCACAGGTTTAACCAGATCACGCAGCGCTGGGAGAGAATGGGAAAAGTCCCAGCAGCCGTTACTGATATTCGAGCCTGTGTGCTACAACTACCCCAACACTTGAGATGGTAG
- the ltb4r gene encoding leukotriene B4 receptor 1 produces the protein MVSNSTAAFSLPVSTSAKVGIAILTLAFALGFPGNLFVVWSVVCRVQKRSVTCLLVLNLAVADALVLLTAPIFLRYLAGGQGWEFGSAACKLVHYLCNVNMYVSIYLICLMSMDRWLAVSRPFMSQKMRTKRSLLILLLVVWIMAFLLSLPMPFYRSNLRKVFPNNATLRFCIPYHWRSVGHQVFQYTFETIMGCLVPFSLINTCYSSVICRLQSAMFHRRGKGSRLILMIICTFAIFWLPYHIVNIIEVIGLSQGSQPTVAAARVARPNVTAFAYFSSAVNPILYVFAGSSHIRQAGLSFMGKLFEATNSESRSTSTFGRSGRTSSSRDDGSVLQTLSVKLGKPFRGRQGDNNSVAARETDQPELKTLASVEPLE, from the exons ATGGTTTCCAACAGCACCGCCGCCTTCTCTCTGCCCGTCAGCACCTCAGCCAAAGTCGGCATCGCCATCCTGACCTTGGCCTTCGCGCTGGGCTTCCCTGGGAACCTCTTTGTGGTGTGGTCGGTGGTTTGTCGTGTCCAAAAGCGCTCTGTGACGTGCTTGCTGGTACTCAACCTGGCCGTGGCCGACGCCTTGGTGCTGCTCACGGCGCCCATATTCCTGCGTTACCTTGCTGGGGGGCAGGGATGGGAGTTTGGCTCAGCGGCCTGCAAGCTGGTGCACTACCTGTGCAATGTCAACATGTACGTCTCCATCTACCTCATCTGCCTGATGAGCATGGATCGCTGGCTGGCCGTCTCCCGGCCTTTCATGTCCCAGAAGATGCGGACTAAGCGCTCCCTGCTGATTCTCCTCCTGGTAGTCTGGATCATGGCGTTCCTGCTGTCCCTTCCGATGCCCTTCTACCGCAG CAACTTGAGGAAAGTGTTCCCGAACAATGCCACGTTGAGGTTTTGCATACCGTACCACTGGCGAAGTGTCGGTCATCAGGTCTTTCAGTACACCTTCGAGACCATCATGGGCTGCCTGGTGCCCTTCTCCCTCATCAACACGTGCTACTCATCCGTGATCTGCCGCCTCCAGAGCGCCATGTTCCATCGGCGGGGTAAAGGCAGCCGGCTGATCCTGATGATCATCTGTACCTTTGCCATTTTCTGGCTGCCGTATCACATCGTCAACATCATCGAG GTGATCGGCCTCTCGCAGGGCAGCCAACCGACCGTGGCGGCCGCCCGGGTGGCCCGTCCCAACGTCACCGCCTTCGCCTACTTCAGCAGCGCCGTCAACCCGATTCTGTACGTCTTCGCCGGCAGCTCCCACATCCGCCAGGCCGGCCTCAGCTTCATGGGCAAGCTCTTTGAAGCCACCAACTCGGAAAGCAGGAGCACATCCACTTTCGGCCGCAGCGGACGCACCAGCTCGTCGCGGGACGATGGCTCCGTGCTGCAGACGCTGTCAGTCAAACTGGGGAAGCCGTTCAGAGGCAGGCAGGGAGACAACAACAGTGTGGCGGCAAGAGAGACGGACCAACCGGAACTCAAGACTCTGGCAAGTGTTGAGCCGTTAGAATAG
- the LOC127599736 gene encoding leukotriene B4 receptor 1-like, with the protein MAPANSSTPHLVKNESIVDSTAGTTVGALILGLVFLLGLPGNLFVIWSIVARARKQTITTLFILNLAVADGSLMALTPFFIAYLVMKRWAFGTVMCKVLFYLCLANMYASIHIITLMSLYRLLAVLRPHRVSSLVGHKTVTWTLALMWALVAFASVPAIVFRDVRTSADRAICDSYHDEDSHTVIQYLLELVLGFLIPYSIVVVSYICILRRIRQTKFRRRIRSEKLILAIVVTFCVFWLPYHLVNMVHVTWALCPDGSVKTMLAKIWHRSRAVTASVAFISSCINPVLYFFAGKSYIRREGLAFMARLFEAAGLDSVSRKSRQNSQNSRDRDKEVDGVMLKVKVHESNSSATVKIPKPQT; encoded by the exons ATGGCGCCAGCCAACAGCTCCACGCCGCACCTGGTGAAAAACGAGAGCATCGTGGACAGCACGGCCGGCACCACCGTGGGCGCGCTCATCCTCGGCCTGGTCTTCCTCTTGGGCTTACCCGGTAATCTCTTTGTTATCTGGAGCATCGTGGCCCGGGCCCGTAAGCAGACCATCACCACCCTCTTCATCCTCAACCTCGCCGTCGCCGACGGTTCGCTGATGGCGCTGACGCCGTTCTTCATCGCCTACTTGGTGATGAAGAGGTGGGCGTTTGGGACGGTGATGTGTAAGGTGCTCTTCTACCTGTGCCTGGCCAACATGTACGCCTCCATTCACATCATCACCCTCATGAGCCTCTATCGACTACTGGCCGTGCTGCGACCCCACCGCGTCAGCTCCCTGGTGGGCCACAAGACTGTGACGTGGACGCTGGCACTCATGTGGGCCCTGGTGGCCTTTGCTTCTGTGCCCGCCATAGTCTTCCGAGACGTGAGGACGAGTGCCGACCGCGCCATTTGCGACTCCTACCATGACGAAGACAGTCAC ACGGTCATCCAGTACTTGCTGGAGCTGGTTTTGGGCTTCCTGATCCCGTATAGCATCGTGGTGGTCAGCTACATCTGCATCCTACGCCGCATCCGACAGACAAAATTCCGCCGACGCATCCGGAGCGAGAAACTCATCCTGGCCATCGTGGTGACTTTCTGCGTCTTCTGGTTGCCCTACCATTTGGTCAACATGGTGCAC gtCACGTGGGCGCTCTGTCCCGATGGTTCTGTCAAAACAAT GTTGGCGAAAATCTGGCACCGGAGCCGCGCAGTCACGGCCTCGGTGGCCTTCATCAGCAGCTGCATCAACCCGGTGCTGTACTTCTTCGCCGGCAAGTCATACATTCGCCGTGAGGGTCTGGCTTTCATGGCCCGCCTGTTCGAGGCGGCCGGTCTGGACTCGGTCAGCAGAAAGAGTCGTCAGAACAGCCAGAACAGCCGCGACAGGGACAAAGAGGTGGATGGCGTTATGCTAAAGGTCAAAGTTCACGAGTCCAACTCGAGCGCCACTGTCAAAATACCGAAGCCCCAGACGTGA
- the tec gene encoding tyrosine-protein kinase Tec, protein MSDEPLLEEKLIKRSQQKRRMSPLNYKERLFVLTKNSLSYYDGKAEKKFQRGSIELSRIRCVEVVKDDGGLNPCQNKYPFQVVHNTNTLYVFTPSHNSRSAWVQRMKEEIRDNREILTKFHPQFWWEGEWLCCRQEEKQAPGCEEYNPFGGASRKPLPPIPAEDGTYGRIPAHSRVPAHGQKPPSFPQHLQPLLPEACDYGEETVVALYDFEGSEPHDLSLVKGGEYVIVERCDVNWYKARNQDGEEGYIPSNYVAEKESGNLAQFAWYSKHVNRNKAEELLRKEDKEGTFIVRESSTRGTYTVSLYSKSVAGNGGGGIKHYRIRETKDSPKQFYLAGKHVFQSIAELITYHQHNAAGLVTRLRYPVGKEDRSAPSTAGFSYEKWEINPSDLTFMKEVGSGQAGVVRLGMWRAQHKVAIKAIKQGAMYEEDFIEEAKVMMKLSHPKLVQLYGVCSQQRPIYIVTEFMEHGCLLDFLRSRRGYMGAASLLSVCLDVCEGMQYLESSSFIHRDLGARNCLVNDALVVKVSDFGMARYILDDQYTSSLGSKFPVKWSPPEVFNFCKYSSKSDIWSYGVLMWEAFTEGRMPFEHSDNHEVVALVTEGHRLYRPKLATEAIYDIMQMCWQERPEDRPSFSQLCLMISDVLEGDGTLAN, encoded by the exons ATGAGTGATGAGCCGCTGTTGGAAGAGAAGCTGATCAAGCGATCGCAGCAGAAGAGGAGGATGTCTCCACTCAACTACAAGGAGAGGCTGTTTGTCCTGACCAAGAACAGCCTCAGCTACTACGATGGCAAGGCGGAG AAAAAGTTCCAGAGAGGCTCCATCGAGCTAAGTCGCATCCGATGCGTGGAGGTGGTCAAGGATGATGGCGGGCTCAACCCCTGCCAGAACAAATATCCTTTCCAG GTGGTGCACAACACTAACACGCTGTATGTGTTCACGCCAAGCCACAACAGCCGGAGTGCCTGGGTCCAGCGAATGAAAGAAG AGATCCGAGACAACCGGGAGATCCTGACCAAGTTCCACCCGCAGTTCTGGTGGGAGGGCGAGTGGCTGTGCTGCCGTCAGGAGGAGAAGCAAGCCCCGGGCTGTGAGGAGTACAACCCGTTTGGAGGTG CTTCCAGGAAACCGCTGCCCCCGATTCCCGCCGAGGACGGCACATATGGGAGGATACCCGCCCATTCGCGCGTTCCCGCACACGGCCAAAAGCCCCCCTCCTTCCCACAGCACCTGCAACCGCTCCTTCCCGAGGCTTGCGACTATGGTGAGGAGACCGTGGTGGCGCTATACGACTTTGAGGGCAGCGAGCCGCACGACCTCAGTCTTGTCAAAGGAGGCGAATACGTCATCGTGGAGCGTTGCGATGTCAACTGGTACAAAGCGCGCAACCAGGACGG GGAAGAAGGCTACATCCCGAGTAACTACGTCGCTGAGAAAGAATCCGGGAACCTGGCGCAGTTTGC CTGGTACAGCAAGCATGTCAACAGGAACAAGGCTGAAGAGCTCCTGCGGAAAGAG GACAAAGAGGGCACCTTCATTGTCAGAGAGTCCAGCACCAGGGGAACTTACACGGTGTCGCTCTACAGCAAGTCCGTGGCAGG GAATGGAGGCGGCGGTATTAAACATTACCGCATCAGGGAGACCAAAGACTCGCCCAAACAGTTTTACCTGGCGGGGAAGCACGTGTTTCAATCTATCGCTGAACTCATCACGTACCATCAACACAACGCCGCAG GCCTGGTCACCAGATTGAGATATCCTGTCGGGAAAGAGGACAGGTCGGCTCCGTCCACAGCCGGCTTCAGCTACG AGAAGTGGGAGATCAACCCCAGCGACTTGACCTTCATGAAAGAGGTCGGCAGCGGTCAGGCCGGGGTGGTGCGACTCGGCATGTGGAGGGCACAGCACAAAGTTGCCATCAAGGCCATCAAACAGGGCGCCATGTATGAAGAGGACTTCATCGAGGAGGCCAAGGTCATGAT GAAGTTGTCCCATCCCAAGCTCGTGCAGCTGTACGGCGTGTGCAGCCAGCAGCGGCCCATCTACATCGTCACCGAGTTCATGGAGCACGGCTGCCTGCTGGACTTCCTGCGGAGTCGGCGGGGATACATGGGCGCCGCCTCGCTGCTGAGCGTCTGCCTGGACGTGTGCGAGGGCATGCAGTACTTGGAGAGTAGCAGCTTCATTCACAGAGATCTGGGGGCCAGGAACTGCCTGGTGAATGACGCCCTGGTTGTCAAGGTGTCTGATTTCGGCATGGCCAG GTACATTTTGGATGACCAGTACACCTCGTCGTTGGGGTCCAAGTTCCCCGTGAAGTGGTCGCCTCCAGAAGTCTTCAACTTCTGCAAATACAGCAGCAAGTCGGACATCTGGTCCTACG GGGTGCTGATGTGGGAGGCGTTCACCGAAGGCCGCATGCCATTTGAGCACAGTGACAACCACGAGGTTGTTGCCTTGGTAACAGAAGGTCACCGCCTCTACAGGCCCAAGCTTGCCACCGAGGCCATCTATGACATCATGCAGATGTGCTGGCAGGAG AGACCTGAGGACCGTCCGTCCTTCTCCCAGCTGTGCCTCATGATCTCTGATGTCCTGGAGGGCGATGGCACACTCGCTAACTGA
- the mrpl48 gene encoding 39S ribosomal protein L48, mitochondrial isoform X2 has translation MNPVLRKVLSQALLLCRAPACSQLTAWGGVAQTQERRYRGSRTEGIGRWRHLLSREAPKKKKDKHQMQSITAPTSVAYGTLNVNVSGYDMTVVEHYAQYIHNLCNRLGISVAESYALPTQSTEVMLMQESGTKMYVDSLLKTHKRVIQLSSLKATLCPVLMDVLVKNQPEGVNLSVKEHTEADFLARFKARPELEGLVAQIGQ, from the exons ATGAATCCTGTCTTGCGAaag GTGCTGAGTCAAGCGCTGTTACTCTGCAG GGCTCCAGCGTGCTCCCAACTGACTGCGTGGG GAGGCGTGGCTCAGACTCAAGAAAGGCGATACAGAGGCTCTCGGACCGAAGGCATTGGGAGATGGCGGCATCTCTTATCCAGAGAAGCG ccaaagaaaaagaaagacaagcatCAAATGCAAAGCATCACGGCCCCCACAAGCGTGGCATACGGCACCCTCAACGTCAATGTGTCGGGCTATGACATGACCGTGGTGGAACACTACGCTCAGTATATCCACAACCTCTGCAACCGCCTCGGCATCAGCGTGGCCGAAAG CTATGCGCTGCCTACCCAAAGCACCGAGGTGATGCTGATGCAGGAGAGTGGCACCAAGATGTACGTCGACTCACTTCTCAAGACGCATAAACGTGTCATTCAG TTAAGCAGCTTGAAGGCGACGCTGTGTCCCGTCTTGATGGACGTCCTTGTGAAGAACCAGCCGGAGGGGGTCAACCTGTCGGTCAAGGAG CACACGGAGGCCGATTTCCTGGCCCGCTTCAAGGCGCGACCCGAGCTGGAGGGTCTCGTGGCTCAGATAGGCCAATAG
- the mrpl48 gene encoding 39S ribosomal protein L48, mitochondrial isoform X1 has translation MNPVLRKQVLSQALLLCRAPACSQLTAWGGVAQTQERRYRGSRTEGIGRWRHLLSREAPKKKKDKHQMQSITAPTSVAYGTLNVNVSGYDMTVVEHYAQYIHNLCNRLGISVAESYALPTQSTEVMLMQESGTKMYVDSLLKTHKRVIQLSSLKATLCPVLMDVLVKNQPEGVNLSVKEHTEADFLARFKARPELEGLVAQIGQ, from the exons ATGAATCCTGTCTTGCGAaag CAGGTGCTGAGTCAAGCGCTGTTACTCTGCAG GGCTCCAGCGTGCTCCCAACTGACTGCGTGGG GAGGCGTGGCTCAGACTCAAGAAAGGCGATACAGAGGCTCTCGGACCGAAGGCATTGGGAGATGGCGGCATCTCTTATCCAGAGAAGCG ccaaagaaaaagaaagacaagcatCAAATGCAAAGCATCACGGCCCCCACAAGCGTGGCATACGGCACCCTCAACGTCAATGTGTCGGGCTATGACATGACCGTGGTGGAACACTACGCTCAGTATATCCACAACCTCTGCAACCGCCTCGGCATCAGCGTGGCCGAAAG CTATGCGCTGCCTACCCAAAGCACCGAGGTGATGCTGATGCAGGAGAGTGGCACCAAGATGTACGTCGACTCACTTCTCAAGACGCATAAACGTGTCATTCAG TTAAGCAGCTTGAAGGCGACGCTGTGTCCCGTCTTGATGGACGTCCTTGTGAAGAACCAGCCGGAGGGGGTCAACCTGTCGGTCAAGGAG CACACGGAGGCCGATTTCCTGGCCCGCTTCAAGGCGCGACCCGAGCTGGAGGGTCTCGTGGCTCAGATAGGCCAATAG